The nucleotide sequence TTCAGCGGCATGTTCGGCGGCGGCGGCTTCGGCCAGACCTCCGGCGGCTTCCGCGGCTACGGCGGCCCGACGAAGGGCAACGACATCGTCGCCTCGACGACCCTCGACTTCAAGACGGCGGTCACCGGCGAGACGATCACGCTCAGCCAGTCGCAGGGCAAGCCGATCAAGGTGCGGATCCCCGCCGGTGTCACGAACGGCCAGAAGATCCGTCTCCGCGGTCGCGGCGAGCCCAGCCGCGACGGTGGCGAGGCCGGCGACATCGTGCTCACCGTGGCGGTCCGCCCGCACCCGGTCTTCGAGCGCGACGGCCTGAACCTGCGCCTCGACGTGCCGGTCACCTTCGCCGAGGCCGCGCTGGGCGCGACCATCGAGGTGCCGACGCTGGCCGGCGACCCGGTTCGCCTCCGCGTGGCGCCCGGCACCCCGTCGGGCCGCGTCCTGCGAGTCAAGGGCCGCGGCGTCGACGCCAAGGAGGGCAAGGGCGACCTGCTCGCCACCGTCCAGGTGGCCGTGCCGTCGCACCTCAGCGACAAGGCCCGCGAGGCTGTCGAGGCTTTGCGCGACGCCCTGCCCGACGAGAACCCCCGTGCCGATCTGCTCGATCGGGCGCGCCAGTAGCTACCCTCGTGTGAAGGAGGCCAGGCAGTGGACGAGAACTCCCCGATCTTCGCGATCGCGGTCGCGGCCGAGCTCGCGGGCATGCACCCGCAGACGCTCAGGCAGTACGACCGACTCGAGCTCGTGGTGCCCACCCGCACCGCCGGCAAGAGCCGCCGCTACTCCATGCGCGACGTCAATCAGCTCCGCGAGATCGCACGGCTCAGCGGCGAGGGCGTGAGCCTCGAGGGAATCCGCCGGATCCTGGAGCTCGAGAACCACGTCACCGCGCTGACCACGCGCGTCCGCGAGCTCGAGTCGGCCCTAGCCGACGAACTCCTCAATCGCCCGGGCTCGCGCGTCTTCGCGGCCGGGTCGTCGGGCGGCGTCGTCCCGCTGCGCCACGGCACTCGCCCGCAGCGGCAGACCTCCGTCGTGCTCTGGCGCCCGAACCGGTGAGCCCGCGCCCGGTGGTGGCGCAGCTGCTGGGCCTCGGCGACGTCGAGACTCCGCCCCGTGTGGCCGAGCTCGCAGGAGCCGACACGGTCACCCCGGTCTGGCGCAACGAGGTCGGCGGCCTGACCTTCCAGCTCGGCGAGGGCCCCACACGTCGCTTCGCGAAGTGGGCGCCTCACGGCCGCGGGCTCAACCTCGTCGCCGAAGAAGCCCGCCTCCGCTGGGCCGTCGACTACGTCACGGTGCCGCGTGTGCTGGCCTCGGGCCGCGACGACGATGCCGGCTGGCTCGTGACGCAGGGCCTCGCCGGGACGAGCGCGGTCGTGCCGAGGTGGCAGTCGGATCCTGCGACCGCGGTGACGGCCTGCGGCCGAGCTCTCCGGGCCTTCCATGACGCTCTGCCCGTCGACGACTGCCCCTTCGACTGGTCGGTGTCGGCTCGCCTCGCGGCCAGCGACAAGGCCAGGGCGCAGGAGCCGACGCTGCCCCCGGTGCCGCCGATCGATCGTCTCGTCGTGTGCCACGGCGACCCCTGCGTGCCCAACACCCTCCTCGCCGACGACGGCACGTGGTCGGGCCACGTCGACCTCGACGCGCTCGGCGTGGCCGACCGCTGGGCCGACGTCGCCGTCGCGACGATGAGCCTGGAGTGGAACTACGGGCCGGGGTGGGACGGCGCCTTCCTCGACGCATACGGCATCGCTCCCGATGTCGAGCGCACGGACTTCTACCGGGCGCTCTGGAACGGCACGTAGGCCGGGCCACCCGCGCCTTTCACACGAGTGCGCCCGCCGGAAGCCGGTGCAGGGCCTCCGCGGCGAGCTCGGCGCCGATGGCGTCGCCGTCGACCGTCGCCTGACGCAGCCTCGAATAGGCGTCGTCGAGCGAGGACATGTCGAGCAGGTCGAACAGGTTCGGCAGCCGGAGGCGGTAGGCCAGCCCGGCGGTGATGTCGCGGCAGACGCGCTGCAGCTGCGAGTTGCCGCAGGCGTCGACGAACAGGTCGAAGAGGGCGATGGTTCGCGCGTTGAGCCCGAGAGCGTCGTGGCTCGCGAGGTCGTCGCGGGCTGCGTCGATCGTCATCACGATGGAGTCGCGTGCCGTGTCGTCGAGCCTGCCGACTGCCAGGCGGACTGCGCCGCCGTACAGCACACCGAGCGTCTGGAGCACCTCGAACGCCTCGTCGTCGCGGGGCTGGGCCACCCTCGTGTACTTGTTCGGCTCGATCTCGATGAACCCCGCGTGCATGAGATCGTTCAGGGCCTCGCGGATCGGCGTGCGCGAGCAGCCGAGCCATTCGACGAGCTCGTCGTCGACGAGTCGCTCGCCGGGCTCGAGCGTGCCGTTCAGAATCGCCTCGAGCAGTTCTTCACGGATCTGGTCGCGCAGCAGCCGGCGCGGGGCGAGCATCTGGGGTCGTGGGACGGGCATCGGTCATTCATCCTCTCGGCGAATAGCGGCGGGGGTTGTACGGCCCTCGATGTTCCCATCACACTTTCAGACTGATGTAATACCTGTCAAGTACTAACGCGGAACAAAATATTCCTAGTAATATCGTGATCATGAGACCACGCGATCAGGCCATCCGCACGTCCATGGCGCTCCGTCTCCGCGAGCATCGCGAGCGCGTCGGCCTCAGCCCGAAAGAGGCGGCAGACCGCGCCGGCGTTGCGCTCGGCAACTACTATCAGCTCGAGCGCGGCGACGGTAACCCGACGGTCACGACCCTGGTCAAGCTCGCACGCGGCCTGGGCGTCGACCCGTCCGACCTCCTCACCGGCCTGCACCCCTGAGACATGGGGCGTACCCCGTTCTGTCGGTGCCTCTGCGTACTCGACAAGCCGCGACGAGCACTCCTAGAGTCCCTGTATGAAGAAGCTGACTGGTGTGATGGCGCAGGCGCTGACCATCGACGAACCGGTCGTTCTCACCGGAACGGCTCCGCACGGCATCCTCGTCTGCGACGGCGGGTCTCTCGACCTCCGCGGCGGAGTCGACGACCGACTGACCATCGAACCGGGCGGCTACGTGCTCCTCAGCGGCTCGTGCCAGGCGACCGTCTCGATCCACGAGGGCGGCCTGCTCGAGGTCGCGGGCACGCTCTCGGGCGCCGTCTCGCGCAACGACGGTGAGCTGTGGGCCATGTCGGGCTCGTGCATCCACGGCCGGACCCTGAGCGCCGCCGGCTTCTTCATCGACCTCGAGGCCGACGCCACCCCGCAGGAGGACGCCCCGCGCTTCCGCCTCACCGGCACCGGCCACGACCTCGGCATCGCCGACTGACCACCCGCCCTTACGCTGGGTCGATGCCCTTCGACTTCGACACGCTCCGCCGACGCCCCGACTTCGAGGCGCCGAACCTCGTGGCCGTCGACGCCACCGACCGCCTGCTCCTCGACGAGGCGGCCACGTCGCTGGCCGCCGCCGAGCCGGGCGAGGTCGTCGTCATCGGCGACCACTACGGCGCGTTGACGCTGGGCGCGGCCGCGCTGCACGGTTCCACGGGCATCAGGGTGCACCAGGATCCCCTCGTCGGCGAACGGGCACTCGACCTCAATGCCGCCGAGTCGAACCTGTCCGCCGTCTTCACGCACCATGCGCTCGACGAGTCGCTCGTCGCGGGCGCACGCGTCGTGCTCCTGCAGCTGCCGCGGTCGCTGTCGGCCCTGGACGAGATCGCCGGCCTCGTCGCGCGGCACGCCCACCCCGAGGTCGCGGTCTTCGCCGGTGGCCGGATCAAGCACATGACGCTCGCGATGAACGACGTCCTCCGCGAGCATTTCCAGGTGGTCTACGCGGGCCTCGCCCGCCAGAAGTCCCGGGTCGTCACGGCGTCGGAGCCGGTCGTCCCACCGGTCGAGTCGACCTGGCCCCGCATCGAGCGGCACACGGACGTCGAGGTGCCGGGCGGCGCCCTCGCGGTGGCGGCCTACGGCGCGACCTTCGCAGGAGCCAGGGTCGACATCGGCACCCGGGCCCTCCTCGACGTCCTGCCGCAGGCCATGCCCGGCGCGGCCGTCGTGGCGGATCTCGGCTGCGGTTCCGGGGTGCTCGCCACCGTCGCGGCGCTGTCTCGGCCGACGGCGCGCATCATCGCGTCGGATCAGTCGGCCGCGGCGGTCCGCTCCACCGCCGAGACCGTGCGCCTGAACGGAGTGGCGGAGCGCGTGGAGGTGCTGCGAGAAGATGCGTTCGCATCGGTGTCCGCCGGATCCTGCGACCTGGTGCTTCTCAACCCGCCGTTTCACGTCGACGCAGCGGTCGAACCCGGTGTGGCTCGCAAGCTCTTCGAGGGGGCGGCGCGCGTGCTGCGGCCCGGCGGTGAGCTGTGGACGGTGTTCAACTCGCACCTCGGGCACCGGAGCGTGCTGGAGGAGACGGTGGGAGAGACCCGTCAGATCAGCCGCAACCCGAAGTTCACGGTGACGGCGTCGGTTCGTCGAGGCTCAGCGACGCCGTGATGTAGGCGAGCAGCGCCTTCCCGTAGGCGTTCTCGGCGTCGGCGTCGGTGTGATCGCCGTCGCGGGCAGCGACCGTGAAGCCGTCGCCGACGCGCGTCAGCGACCGGAACGACGGGCCGAGCAGCGTGCGCATCTGGTCCTCGCGCGGCAGCCAGAGCGAGTCGTCGGCCTCGACCGAGTCGAGTGCCCACTCCGTCGTCCCGTTGAATCCGAGCACCGTGGTGCCCGAGTAGTCGTGAGCCTCGATCGTCATCTCGCTGATCGTGAAGACCTCGTCGCCGAACTCGTCGCCGTCGATGGTGAAGCGGTCGCCGGGCACGGGATGCCACCTGAGGCCGGCTTCGCGGAGGTCACGGGCGAGAGCGACGCTGATCATCCCTCCATTCTGCCCGGGAGGGCGGCGGCCGCGCTCAGGTGCGGCCACCGCCCTGCCGGTTCACCGGCTCACTGAGCCCTGACCGTGAACGGGCCGATCGTGGTCGTCGCACCGGACGAATCCACCTGGACGAACTGGATCGTGTAGGGGCCCGAGCCCATGTTGCGCGTGAGGCTCCACGTGCCGTCGCTCGCGACCCGTGTCGTCACCGAGGCGAATCCGTTCGGCACCACGACCCGAAGGGTGACCGTGGCCTGCTGCTGACCGTTGGTGATCCCGTCGCCCGTGCCGGTGAACGTGACGATTCCCTCGCGATAGCGATCGCCGTCACGCGTCGTCGTCGTGAACTCCTTCTTCACACCTGCCCCTGCGGGGGTGAGGGTGATGCCGGTGATCGAATCGGTCGAGCCCTGCGCCGACTGCGTGATCGACATCACGTACGTGCCGTTGCCGAGATTGCGCGCGACGGACCAGGTGCCGTCCGTCTTGACCGTCGTCGACACTGATCCGGAGGCGAAGTTCGTGACGGCGAGCGTGATGGTGCCGCCGGGAGTGCCCGTGCCCGTGAACGTGTTGGTGCCCACTCTGAACGTGCTTCCGTCGAACAGGTTCGTCTGCCGGACGTCCGCGCGCGCCACGGCTCCGGGGTTGATGCGGATGGTCTGCGTCGTGACGTTGGCGCCCGGGGCCGTCTGCGTGACGACGTAGGTGTGCTCGTTGCGGTCGGCTGCGAACGGGGCGATCGACCAGCGGCCGTTCGCAAGCACCGTCGTGGCGCCCAGGAAGCCGGGCCTGCCCTGCTCCTGCACCGTGATCTGCGCGTCGTGCGCGCCCGTCCCGGTGAAGCCCACGGTGCCACCGGACACGATCAGGTCGTTGATCGGACTCGTCACGTCGAGCTCGTCGCCGTAGTCGATTCCGAGCAGGATCGGCGCAGTCTCATCACCGCCGACGATCTGCGCCACGCTCACGCTGACCGTGCCGGGAGCGTTCGGCGCCGCGATCGCGATGCTGTATCGCCCCGTGGTGCCGTTCGCCGTCGTCCGGCCCAGCTCGTGACCGCCGGCGTCGCGCACCACGACCGTGGCGCCGGTCTCGGCGCTACCGCTGACGGTGGCACGATCCGTGACCCGGGTGCCGAACGTGGCGGCGGCGGTGAGGGGTGTGACGTCGATGTCGGCGTTCGCGTACTGCGTGCCGAGGAGGTTGCCGCCGGTCCACGCCTCGACGCGCACGCGGTTGACACCGAGGTTCAGACCTCGCACTGTCGCCGTCCACGTGCTGTCGGCCGCCACGGTCACCTGCACGTCGTCGTCGAGCACCAGCACCTGGCCGGGGACGCCGTGGCCGGTGATCGAGGCCGTCCGCGTCGCGGGGTCGACACGCGACCCGTCGACCGAGAACGTGGAGAACACGATGCCCGCCGCCGCGCCGCCGAGCGCGATCGCAGTTCCACTCGGCGGCCCCCAGTACTGGACCTCCATGCCTCGAGAATCGACGTATTTCACTCCCGTCCCCCAGGCGACGGCCATGAACGACTGCGACGCCGCACCGGTGCAATCCTGGAGGTAGTAATAGTCGCTCCCCGTTCGAATCGTGAGGCAGCGGCCTCCCGTCGCAATGGTGCCCGTGTCGCCTGGGGCCGGCGCTGTGAAGATCGCGCCGTTCGAGGCGGCCGTGCCCCAGCTCGAGTATCTCTTGCCGAGCACGGAGCCGTCGCCGGCGACGGTTGTCGATCGGACACCGTCGCTCATCTGTTGCGTCAGAAGCGTCGTGATCGTCGTCTGCGCCCGCGAGTGATCGGCCGTCGCAGCCTCTGCAGCGGGGGCATGAAGGGCGCTGCAGGCCACGACCAGGGGCATGGCGAGCCCGATTCCGATCCAGCGTGGAATTCTCATCTCTTCCTCATTCCTTCCGGTAGACGAAGTCGTCTGTACTGGAGTTGAAGATGCTAGTGAAGTATTCCAGTCGAGCAAAGGGGCGCGGCAAAATTGCCACGCCCCTCGACGTGTGCGCTAGCCGCACCGTGCTCGCTTCTCAGCTCGACGGAGTCAGCGTGTACGGGCCGAGCACCTCGGTCGATCCATCGCCCTCCGTCTGCGTGAATGTGACCGTGTAGGGGCCGGACCCCATGCTTCGCCGGAGGGTCCACGTCCCAT is from Frondihabitans australicus and encodes:
- a CDS encoding GntR family transcriptional regulator — encoded protein: MPVPRPQMLAPRRLLRDQIREELLEAILNGTLEPGERLVDDELVEWLGCSRTPIREALNDLMHAGFIEIEPNKYTRVAQPRDDEAFEVLQTLGVLYGGAVRLAVGRLDDTARDSIVMTIDAARDDLASHDALGLNARTIALFDLFVDACGNSQLQRVCRDITAGLAYRLRLPNLFDLLDMSSLDDAYSRLRQATVDGDAIGAELAAEALHRLPAGALV
- a CDS encoding pilus assembly protein CpaE → MISVALARDLREAGLRWHPVPGDRFTIDGDEFGDEVFTISEMTIEAHDYSGTTVLGFNGTTEWALDSVEADDSLWLPREDQMRTLLGPSFRSLTRVGDGFTVAARDGDHTDADAENAYGKALLAYITASLSLDEPTPSP
- a CDS encoding helix-turn-helix domain-containing protein, giving the protein MRPRDQAIRTSMALRLREHRERVGLSPKEAADRAGVALGNYYQLERGDGNPTVTTLVKLARGLGVDPSDLLTGLHP
- a CDS encoding heat shock protein transcriptional repressor HspR produces the protein MDENSPIFAIAVAAELAGMHPQTLRQYDRLELVVPTRTAGKSRRYSMRDVNQLREIARLSGEGVSLEGIRRILELENHVTALTTRVRELESALADELLNRPGSRVFAAGSSGGVVPLRHGTRPQRQTSVVLWRPNR
- a CDS encoding class I SAM-dependent methyltransferase, producing the protein MPFDFDTLRRRPDFEAPNLVAVDATDRLLLDEAATSLAAAEPGEVVVIGDHYGALTLGAAALHGSTGIRVHQDPLVGERALDLNAAESNLSAVFTHHALDESLVAGARVVLLQLPRSLSALDEIAGLVARHAHPEVAVFAGGRIKHMTLAMNDVLREHFQVVYAGLARQKSRVVTASEPVVPPVESTWPRIERHTDVEVPGGALAVAAYGATFAGARVDIGTRALLDVLPQAMPGAAVVADLGCGSGVLATVAALSRPTARIIASDQSAAAVRSTAETVRLNGVAERVEVLREDAFASVSAGSCDLVLLNPPFHVDAAVEPGVARKLFEGAARVLRPGGELWTVFNSHLGHRSVLEETVGETRQISRNPKFTVTASVRRGSATP
- a CDS encoding aminoglycoside 3'-phosphotransferase, with protein sequence MSPRPVVAQLLGLGDVETPPRVAELAGADTVTPVWRNEVGGLTFQLGEGPTRRFAKWAPHGRGLNLVAEEARLRWAVDYVTVPRVLASGRDDDAGWLVTQGLAGTSAVVPRWQSDPATAVTACGRALRAFHDALPVDDCPFDWSVSARLAASDKARAQEPTLPPVPPIDRLVVCHGDPCVPNTLLADDGTWSGHVDLDALGVADRWADVAVATMSLEWNYGPGWDGAFLDAYGIAPDVERTDFYRALWNGT
- a CDS encoding DnaJ C-terminal domain-containing protein; protein product: MASQDWFDKDFYAVLGVSKDVTPAELKKVYRKLARQYHPDSNPGDAAAEAKFKEISEAHSVLSDPEQRKEYDQIRAMGSGARFTAGSGAQGGGGFEDVFGGMFGQGGGGGGRRGGFEDIFSGMFGGGGFGQTSGGFRGYGGPTKGNDIVASTTLDFKTAVTGETITLSQSQGKPIKVRIPAGVTNGQKIRLRGRGEPSRDGGEAGDIVLTVAVRPHPVFERDGLNLRLDVPVTFAEAALGATIEVPTLAGDPVRLRVAPGTPSGRVLRVKGRGVDAKEGKGDLLATVQVAVPSHLSDKAREAVEALRDALPDENPRADLLDRARQ
- a CDS encoding Ig-like domain-containing protein; amino-acid sequence: MRIPRWIGIGLAMPLVVACSALHAPAAEAATADHSRAQTTITTLLTQQMSDGVRSTTVAGDGSVLGKRYSSWGTAASNGAIFTAPAPGDTGTIATGGRCLTIRTGSDYYYLQDCTGAASQSFMAVAWGTGVKYVDSRGMEVQYWGPPSGTAIALGGAAAGIVFSTFSVDGSRVDPATRTASITGHGVPGQVLVLDDDVQVTVAADSTWTATVRGLNLGVNRVRVEAWTGGNLLGTQYANADIDVTPLTAAATFGTRVTDRATVSGSAETGATVVVRDAGGHELGRTTANGTTGRYSIAIAAPNAPGTVSVSVAQIVGGDETAPILLGIDYGDELDVTSPINDLIVSGGTVGFTGTGAHDAQITVQEQGRPGFLGATTVLANGRWSIAPFAADRNEHTYVVTQTAPGANVTTQTIRINPGAVARADVRQTNLFDGSTFRVGTNTFTGTGTPGGTITLAVTNFASGSVSTTVKTDGTWSVARNLGNGTYVMSITQSAQGSTDSITGITLTPAGAGVKKEFTTTTRDGDRYREGIVTFTGTGDGITNGQQQATVTLRVVVPNGFASVTTRVASDGTWSLTRNMGSGPYTIQFVQVDSSGATTTIGPFTVRAQ